The following coding sequences are from one Microtus pennsylvanicus isolate mMicPen1 chromosome 1, mMicPen1.hap1, whole genome shotgun sequence window:
- the LOC142837645 gene encoding vomeronasal type-1 receptor 4-like, with protein sequence MDLKNFAIIIIFLTQSTFGILGNISLLSKYLIIYYNEHTLKPTDLILTHLITANFLIILSKGVPHTMAAFGMKLFFSDFMCKLFLYIQRLGRSMSMGTTCLLSVYQAITISPHNSFWKNIKFKFPNHIGFTISFCWALYSAINFIFPVLVHIKQSQKNTTEKRDFSFCSALGREKIVELLYIALLVFPEVLFSLFIIWSSGSMIAILHRHKQLIQYIRRNQTSIRISPESRATQSILILVTTFIVFYTLSSILQGFIAVLYKANWWLVIFTSFISMCFPTLCPFLMSHDFILLRFCLF encoded by the coding sequence atggatttgaagaattttgcaataataataatattcttaACACAAAGTACTTTTGGAATTCTGGGAAACATCTCTCTTCTTTCCAAATATCTAATTATTTACTATAATGAACACACATTGAAGCCCACAGATTTGATCCTCACACATTTAATCACAGCCAACTTTTTGATCATTCTTTCTAAAGGGGTGCCCCATACAATGGCAGCTTTTGGGATGAAACTGTTCTTTAGTGATTTCATGTGCAAGCTTTTCTTGTATATTCAAAGACTTGGTAGAAGCATGTCTATGGGAACTACCTGCCTCTTGAGTGTCTACCAGGCCATCACCATCAGTCCACATAATTCATTTTGGAAGAACATTAAATTCAAATTTCCAAATCACATTGGCTTCACTATTTCTTTCTGCTGGGCCCTATACAGTgccataaatttcatttttcctgtcCTTGTGCATATCAAACAGAGTCagaaaaatacaacagaaaaaaggGATTTTTCATTCTGCTCCGCTTTGGGACGTGAAAAAATTGTAGAATTACTGTACATAGCATTATTGGTATTCCCTGAAGTCCTGTTTTCTCTATTCATCATCTGGTCAAGCGGCTCCATGATTGCCATTCTTCATAGACACAAACAGCTGATTCAATACATCCGGCGCAATCAAACTTCCATCAGAATCTCTCCTGAGTCTAGAGCCACCCAGAGCATTCTGATTCTTGTGactacttttattgttttttatacCCTCTCTTCCATTTTACAAGGTTTCATTGCTGTTTTATATAAGGCCAACTGGTGGTTGGTAATCTTCACAAGCTTCATTTCTATGTGTTTTCCCACTTTGTGCCCTTTTCTTATgagtcatgatttcattttgctCAGATTCTGTCTATTCTAG